The following nucleotide sequence is from uncultured Draconibacterium sp..
ACAGTTCGGCAATACGGCGACCTGCTTCTTTATCGTTTGGATCGGCACGAAACGCTTTTATCACCGGAATAAATTCATCCATCCAGTCTTCGTAACGATCCATCAATTTTTGTTGATCGGCTTCCAACGGAAATTCAGCTTTATCATTTAATACTTTTGCCGAAAGTTTTTCTCCAGCCACAACGCTGGCTCCAAGGGTTAATCCCAATTTTGTTAAAAAGCTTCTTCTGGTTTGTTCGTATTCGTTGCTCATTTCTGCTTTTTTAAATCCACATTTCACAAACACAGTTCTAATGGGAATGTTTACACATTCAGCAAAAAAAGGTCATCCTTAAAATGTTAAATGCGCATTGTCTCATATTTCCACAGACTCTTTTTTACAATATTAGCCTCATCCATCACTACACTATCTTTCTATGTACAAGCTTCTTTAAGTATTTCAATGCTTGTATAAGCAAGTTAAACAATACTAGACCAATAATTACGGATACTAATCCCTTTCTAACAAATACTAAAGAGATCAATAAATTATTCTTATGAAGAATACTTTTGAGTAAACCAATTAGGACGTAAAATGTATACAAACAAGAGCAACTCCAAAAAACCATGGTATAAATTACTATGCAAAATCCGAAACATTCTATTCTGTTTCTTCCTCTTTTCTCTATTGTTTATTTCCGCAAAAAGCAGTGCACAAAAGGCAATCTTATCAGCAGGAAATACCATTGAAAATGCAAATTACACCTTGAGTTATTCCATTGGAGAACTTTCAATTGCTACCTATAAAAAAACAGCTGTAACATTAACGCAGGGGCAGCAACAAGGTAGCCTGATTATTACCTCATTAAATTCAATAGTGGATTTAGGAATTAAGGCAAAAGCCTACCCTAATCCTACCAGCAACTTTGTAATGTTAAGCATTGAAGGCCATAACACCGGCGATCTGAAATACACGTTAACCAATGATAGCGGGAGTCTCCTGTTATCAGAGAAAAATCTTTCCGAACAACAAAAGATTTCGATGAACCAGTACAAGAGTGGCATTTACTTTTTAACCGTATCAAGCAGGAAAAATAACAACATCCACACCTTTAAAATTATTAAACAATAATATTTCAAACCCATTGTTATGAAAAAAATCAAGGCTTTTCTATTTATGTTCTTATTAGGCCTGGGGACTTTGTTGGCTCAAACACCCGGTGCCTTTAATTACCAGGCGGTTTTGCGCGACGCCGAAGGCAAAATAATAAGTAACCAGGATCTTAGTATACAAATAAGTATTCTGCAACAAAGTGCATCCGGCGAAGTAGTATTTCAGGAAAAACACTCAGCCAGTACTAACGAGTTTGGTTTAATTGTTTTAGAAATTGGTAACGGAATGCCTATTACCGGAACACTTGCCGAGATTAACTGGGGAGAAAGCACCTACTTCCTAAAAGTGGATATGGATGCAACTGGTGGTGAATCGTACACAGACATGGGAACCAGTCAGATGCTTAGTGTGCCTTATGCATTGTATGCTAAATCATCAGGATCAAATTTCAGTGGAAAATATTCTGATTTGGAAGGGACACCTCAACTCCCCAATGATATTTCCGATCTTAGCGATGCCGGGAAATTACTTTTCGACGGAAACTATAATAGTCTTACCAATAAACCCGACTTAAGTCAACTGAGTACCGAAAACACCGATGGTTGGGATAAAGATGTAAGCGATGATTTTGATGGAGATTACAATAGCCTGATTAATAAACCTACCACCATTTCATCAGTTCAGGCA
It contains:
- a CDS encoding T9SS type A sorting domain-containing protein; the protein is MYTNKSNSKKPWYKLLCKIRNILFCFFLFSLLFISAKSSAQKAILSAGNTIENANYTLSYSIGELSIATYKKTAVTLTQGQQQGSLIITSLNSIVDLGIKAKAYPNPTSNFVMLSIEGHNTGDLKYTLTNDSGSLLLSEKNLSEQQKISMNQYKSGIYFLTVSSRKNNNIHTFKIIKQ